In Anser cygnoides isolate HZ-2024a breed goose chromosome 23, Taihu_goose_T2T_genome, whole genome shotgun sequence, the following are encoded in one genomic region:
- the CPTP gene encoding ceramide-1-phosphate transfer protein, whose translation MAAAAGAFSLREVLGAFQAAVTERREVLLGPYLRGWRGLVRFLNSLGAIFSFISKDAVAKIQIMESYCGGERQEEYRTLQSMVAYELASGLVDLQRRSEHPDSGCRTVLRLHRALRWLQLFLEGLRTAQEDSKTSTICTDSYNASLATYHPWVVRKAATVAFCALPSRNAFLEIMNVGTPEEAVVMLGDALPHISSVYGITEELYAQHKLLNLP comes from the exons AtggcggcggctgcgggcgcCTTCAGCCTGAGGGAGGTGCTGGGCGCCTTCCAGGCGGCCGTGACGGAGCGCCGGGAGGTGCTGCTCGGCCCCTACCTGCGCGGCTGGCGGGGGCTCGTCCG GTTCCTCAACAGCCTGGGCGCCATCTTCTCCTTCATCTCCAAGGACGCCGTGGCTAAAATACAGATCATGGAGAGTTACTGCGgcggggagaggcaggaggagtACCGCACGCTGCAGTCCATGGTGGCCTACGAGCTGGCCAGCGGGCTGGTGGACCTCCAAAGGCGGTCGGAGCATCCCGACTCGGGCTGCCGCACCGTGCTGCGCCTGCACAGGGCCCTGCGGTGGCTGCAGCTGTTTCTGGAGGGGCTGAGGACTGCCCAGGAGGACTCCAAGACGTCCACCATCTGCACGGACTCCTACAACGCCTCCCTGGCCACCTACCACCCCTGGGTCGTTCGCAAGGCCGCCACGGTGGCCTTCTGCGCGCTGCCCTCGCGGAACGCTTTCCTCGAGATCATGAACGTGGGCACCCCCGAGGAAGCCGTCGTGATGCTGGGCGATGCCTTGCCCCACATCTCCAGCGTCTACGGGATCACCGAGGAGCTCTATGCCCAGCACAAGCTGCTCAACCTCCCTTGA